The nucleotide sequence tcgtttttgttgatccgccgttgttggcatttgtttcttttgctctttctctgttgtttcttttgggcgtgactgtgctgcttccgccccagcacctatttCTGTATgattcggttggttgctttgtatacaaagcaggggaaaccctttttcggaaaTTTTTCCACGACAATTGTCAAGTAAGTTTCTTTTTGCAGGGGAATTGACAAGTAAGTTCAAATATGAAGCAAGGGATCCAGGTAGCTACGCCTGCAAGTACTGGTTTCTTTCTGGACCCTTCGGTCAGCAGAAATTGTAGGGCTCGTACGGAAGAGAAAAAATGCATTCAGTGAACTAAGTCGTAATTATTGTTTCCTAGGTAGCATGCTGCGCGTGGATATATATATTGCATTTTGTGCCATCCCAAAGCACCCAAATAGCTAGAAGCTACACATGTATAGAGGTATACGAGAAAGAGAGCGACAAGGAAATGTGAACCCTTGATGGGAATGAGAGGGATCTGAAAATAGGCAGGCTCTTCGCGTGCGTATTAATGATGTATCTTGCTGCGATGCTGAGCTTTTTTCCCCAGAACTTCATGCCAAGCGGAGGTGAATCGTGCCAGAACCTTGATATATCCAGCAATTTCAGTGTACTTAACTCCACAACTGTAGGCTCCTCTGAGATTATGCAAACTTagcagttactccctccgttcggaattatttgtctcgaaaatggatgtatttagagctaaaatacatttagatacattcatttctgcaacaagtaattccgaacggagggagtagtagttaagTAGTTCAGTATTGAAGGCCAAAAAAAATTGTTCCCCACAAAAATGCATACATGCAGGACGAACACAAGCGAGATACAGATGTGTCAAAATAGAATTTCTTTCAGACCGTTGCGTCCGACTCATGTTgatgcatatataccaatatacaATACATAGGAAAGGCAGGGGTAAGGAATAAAAATAGTAACAGAACATTTGTGCATTTAGCGGGAAAAAATTATTATATGGTTTGCTTTGGTACATGCCCACAGCAAGTAGACATATTACTGATCTTAAAGACAATTAATAAAATGATTCTTAAGTACATGCCCACAACATTTTAGAGTATTATTACTCTATTATGTAACATTAGTCGCGCTTAGATGTGAATTAGGCCCATACACAACGGGCAAAAAGGAAGCAGCCGTAGTTGATCTAGGAAAATTTGTCTTGAAGTTATTACATAAGACGTAGTGGATGGCGTCAAGACTGGAGAACAGGATTATGCGTTCTACTCGCACATTGCCAAGGCAAGGGAGGACAGGATTATACACGACGGTGATCTCCGAAGAAAGGGATGAGGACTGTGCGTTGCAACGAATTGTCATGGACATGGTTCTGATCACGCACTTGGGTTGTGACAACGTCTATTATGGCGCCCACATCCGTCATCTGTGTGGGAAATATGTGGTCCAGACTGAAATACTCCTTCACACTCCTAGTGATACTATAAAGCAACAGAACCGGgcgcgaaaccctagccgccggagGCCGCACACCCCACCACCCCTACCTCCGCTCTTCCCTCTCGCCTGGTGATGGAGCTACGCGGGGCTGCTCCCCTGGGCGGAGGAGGTGCTCGGCATCGCGGGTGCTGGGTGCGAGCGCGGCGCGGCCTAACCTGCGCTGGAGGCGGGGTGGCATGGTCAGGCAAGCAAGAGGCTGGGCGGCGCGGCCTGACGCGCGCTGGAGGCGGGGTGGCATGGTCGGGCAAGCAAGAGGCTGGGCGGTGCGAGCGCGGACTGAGGGTCGCGGCTATGCGGGCACGTGGATCTGGCGTGCCACTCCTGTGCTGGGACGCGTGGATCTGGTGTGCCGCTCCTGTGCGGGCGCGCGTGGATCTGGTGTACCACTGTCGGTTGGGCGCGTGACGACGCAAGAAGGCGCACATGCATTGCGGGAGAGTCGAGCTCCTAGGCGTGGTGAGCAGGGCCGAGCCTGATCTGGGCGAATCTCCTTGCTCGGCGTGCATTTGGCTTCCCCGATGCAGATCTATCGGGGTAGTTAGCCGGCGACCTCCTGGGCGCGGCCCAGGGCAAGATGTGAAATAGTTCTTGGTGAGCCATGGAATTGGTATGCAGGAAGAGCTGGTTGGGTCAAAGGTTTGGGTGGGTGAGGCTGCCGTCGAAAGCTGCCTACAGACGTCGTTCCTTTGTTGGAGGCATCGATTTTGCAGTCCTTCCCTTCCCTTGCCTGACGTtcttcaggggaaaccctagatccggtcTCCCGGGTCAGACGATGACGACGCTATCGGCTTTGCTCGGTGTCGTGTCTCCACTTGAGGACATCGTCTTTGAAGATAGACTCGGTTAGAGGGACTTAGTGCTCGTGTAGGTGGTTGGCGACGACTGTGTAGCATCTCCGTGAGAGCAGTAGAAGCACCCTCCACATGCAAGTGTGTCAGGCAAGTTATGTCGGCCAACCTCGCAAATTGAAGCGACATATGTTTGCTCGTTCGGACATAGCGTTCCTCTTTGACGTCGTTGAGTTTTGCAGATATGCTTGTGGCAGCCTGAATTGATGCAACGGTTTTTGGTGTGCACTTTGGTAGCGGCGAAAGCGCTCGGGTGCCCGGCCTGGTGTGTTGTGGGGTGTTGGCCTTCTGACGTGTAGTATGTTTTGTGGTGCTTTAGGTCTAGTCTTGTTAGGCGCTGTTTAGGTTTTTGCCCGATTTCCCTTGATAAACTGAgcaaccccttttcatttcttctTTTTTAGCACTCGTCTTATGCGGTGCATTCCTCCTTTGAGGGTGTTACTTGTAATACCTTTTTCTGAATTTGGCAGCTCTCCTGCCAACATTCGATACTATAAAGCAACCTATCGTGCTCGCTTGCTCAGTTGTTGTTGTGAACAGATGTTAGTAATGACCTCATGAGCTGGTTTTGTTAACAAGCCCGGCTGCAAATAAATAACCGGTTCGGAAAGCATAGAATTCCCACTGGTTCACATCACTAACCGGTTAGGATAATACCTCAGCCAGTTAAGAAAGATGATGGATTTGAATAAAGATCTTTTTCAAATGAGTTCTAGAGTATAATCCGACTAagactttttcctttttctttgacaATGTCAACCAACTGAAGAAATTTGTTTCTCGGCGGGTTAACTTTTTAAACCGAGAACGACAATTTTCCTTAATTATTACCGCAAAGAAGTAATCGGGCATCATGCAAGTGTCTATGTGTTTGGTCATAGCGTTGCCAGCTTGGTATAGATGCTTCTAGTTCTTAGGCCATTTTATAAGAAATCTATTGAATTCTATATCTAATATATGATAATAAAAAAATATTAATCAGATATGTATGCAATTTTGGTATAATATTGGCATTATATCGATAATATTAAATTAGTATGATTATGTGCATATTATACGCAGCTGATATACATTGAGAACCATGCCAGAAAATAGTACACACAAATTAATGGAATAATAAGTTTCATCTAAAGAAACTGGTAGGTCTGTAGCACCAAATTTCTTCAGGGTTCACGATTCCTCATCTTCCAACAAATGAACTAATAATATGGGCGGGAATAGGGATTAGAAGTGCGATCTTGACTCGTGTCGGGCCACTGATTAGCTTGAAGAGACCGATGGAAGCAAACGATTAGCCATCCGACTTATTCAACATAATAGATAGATCATAAATGCTATAAAAGAAAGTAGATGGATGCAAAACTTACCCACAGAAGCTCGTCATATAAGAGAAGAGTCCCTTGCTTTCTCCCTTTAATAACTTCCCATACTCCGGTAATTgtctttggctcctaggtgcatatgcacacattgtcgaaatacacatttcgaaAAGCATAGTAGAGAGTGTAGCTAGCAATCGTATAAATATAAGAGAAAGAACAAGATAGGAGAAGATAATTAGTTCAAGTTTGAGTCTCTCAAGGAATGAGAGGAATCAGGAAAACATGCCAACGTTGTTGGATGCATAGACTAAGGTATAAATGTTGCAACACCACATAGTTTTTCAGAGGATCGGGAACTTTTATGGGCAAGCATGTTCATGCGCAAAGGGCATGTTTGGCAAAAGGGGTTTTCAAAGCCCAAGGGACGTAACGATGGGATGGGATTCGGTGAAGTCCTCCTATTCACCCAATACCCTCAATTCCCCACCGATACACGGTTCCCTTTCATGATCCAAAGGAATCGCTCAAGGCTAATGACTAGATGCTACAAGGAATCGCTCGGGCCATAATTCTCATGTTGGTCGCGAAGAAACGTCAAACCTATATGTCCTCTAGGAGCAACAATCAGTGCATGCTCGTTCAAGGCTAGAACGAATTTGTGCACGAGTACAACCTACATTGTAGGACATGTACTATTCAAAATGAAAACGGGCCAGAGAGGAACTTTCCGCGAACATGGTAATAAGTTCCTTCCTATTGGCGCTCTTTATCAGTTTCATTCAGAAATGAATTTGGGGGGAACCCCCTTAATTCAAATTGAGAAAATCGGCCATTGGCATGCTTTCTACTCTGAAGTCAAGCTAGCTAAATTTctaatgtactccctccgatccaaaataagtattgcagttttgaactaaggttaaAGTAAACTTAGTTTAAAACTGCGACACATATTTGGATTTAAGGAGtactatatactactccctccgtcccaaaataagtgtcgctgatgtAGTACAAAATTTCTACTAATTTAGTTCAAATCAGCGACACTTATGTtgcgacggagggagtatataataccCCTTGTATCAAAATTTACTACGTAATTGAAAAAAAATGTGTTCCTAGATTTCCATCCTTTCATTCTGATTGTACAATGTAAATTGTAGATgaacaacaataataacatataatTTAATCATGAGGTATCATCCGTGAGTTGTAGAATGGTAGATGAAGAAATAATGGAAGGCATTAATTGCTTCCGTCCAATCTTAGTCGGTCAGAAACCCGATTTCAAATTGATAAAAACATATAACAGTACGGTTTCAGCATTCATGCATCAGATATACATTAATTGCTTCCGTCCAATGTTATAACTTCCATAATGCTACTGGTTTTCATTGCGCAAATCTTTGTTACTTCCTATTAACACGTGCGATTTGAGAATGAACACAGGTCTCACTTAGACGACTATTCATAGCACTCGACTACAAAATTATATTAGATACACAAAAGAAAATAATGCACCCCATAGTTTTTTAACCCTGATATTGCATCTCCGTAAAATCCCAAACAAAGGACAAATCTGATCAGCCATGCGATCGGAACAGATAATCACTCgctctctcaaaaaaaaaactggATAAACACTGTCTAACATATCACTCTAACTGAATGCCTACCTGGAAAAGAAATGAAGTAAAAGGGCATGGTTACTCAGATAGCTAATAAGAAGTAAGGCATTAATAGATTAAAATAAGCCATTAAGTCTTAGATTATGCTACCATCCATATCAGCTGGTCCGAAGGGGCGTGTCATATAAGATGCACCAATTACTGCTTATGTCGCAGAAGTTGCACCATTACAGCTGCCATCAAAGACTGTGCAACCCAGACTAACGAgtgaattgcaagaaaccaccacatttggggcttATCTTGCAGAAAACCACTTGGTCGCTAATCATTTGCAAAAATCACCGCGCATTCAGTAAACATTTTGCAAAAAGCACTAAACAGGTGATTTAGCCCGTTTAACCATTTTCTGACTAGTGGGGCCGAACTGTAAGGAGCTAATTTGGCAACAAATTGACATATACCTCCCTGCATCTTATAAAAGAAAAGCaatcaagcccccccccccccctcccgcacgGAGggcatctccttcctctcgccggGAAGAAGCAGGGCGGCGGCAGATGGGCGAAGCTGCAGGCGAGGATCGCCagcgcggcggcgggatccggccaggAAGGGCCTGCAGGCAGCGGATCCGGCGGAACTGGAGGTGGCGCGACGAACTGAGAGGGGGCGACGGCCTCGGCTCCTGCAGCaaaacgacggcgaggaggagaaGTCAGCAGCGGCGCGACACAGCCTCGCGTCCGTGCACCAGCCGCCGTCGGGGCTTGCGGAGTTTGGCCGCGGCGCGCCGTCCGTGCCCGCGCAGCTCGGGGTCACCAAGTTCTCCTGGGGCTGCGCCCCTGCTTCGCGCTCCCGGCGGGCAAGATGCAGTACACGCCGCAGCGCCTCTTCGCCGACGCGTACTCCTTCCCGTCCACTTCCACTTCTACGGATGCTGCCGCAGCCGACCAATGTTTCCCTGGCGAGCTAATCTCTGCTGTCGACATCTACCAGAAGGCGAAGGGCGCGCCCCGGCCCCTCTTCTCTCGGTTGGTAGAGACCTCCACGTCGTCCTCGTGGTTCCTGACATCGCCCTTCCGCGTGGACGCCGTCGAGTGCAAGAACCCGGTGCCGGTGCGGGCGGCCTCGTTCTCTCCGGCGGAGCTTGAGCTAAGCTGGATCGTCGTCGACCCCCAGAGCGGCCGGGCGGTAAACGTGTCGAGCCGACGGGCAGTGGCCATGGACAGGCACTGGTACCTCCCCGAGCTATCCCTCCGCTTCAGCGGCGGCGCCGAGATGTGGCTCCCGATCGAGAACTACTTCCTGGTGGCGGGCATGGTCCAGGGGCtgattgatttttttttaaatctaCTAGGGGTCTGTGTGTGATTATTTTGGGCCCCACCTATCGGAAATGCCCTCAACCGCGCCAAATTACATGTTCAGTGCAATTTGCAACACTTTTACTGAATTCGCGGTGGCTTTTGCAAATGATTAGCGACCACGTTGTTTTCTGCAAAATaagccccaaatgtggtggtttcttgcaattcacTCCAGACTAACAGttaataagaaagatgtggatttTTCCAGCTTTAGCGTCTCATTCATCTCCCTTTGACTGGGTGGACTCACCGGAAAACGCACTCTGCTCGCCGGAGCAGCTCAAACTCAGGCAGGAAAATAGCACATTAACTGAAGAAAGAACAGAGAACTCACAAGCTCAGTTATTGATCCAGCTCCCTGGTACCTACCACGTTGGAAGCCTTCCTTTTATCTATTTCTCCAGAGTGGGATTGGCTTCAACGTGGCCTCCCCTCCTTTTCAACatgttaagagcatctccaacagccgcgctatagcgccgcgcgcaaaaaaccttTTAGCGCGCGCGCTGCGGCTAGTTTTGCGCGTCCgcctgcgctggctccagcagccgcgctgaaatgcagcgcgcgcgcgccgctccagcagcgcgtgcgactcgccgggcattttgcatatatgaatattttggacaaaaatgaacatgtaaaatttgacacaaacaaattgatgaataaaagttcatgcccacaagttcatgcccacaagtcgccgcgctagggtttccggcggcggctgcggctgcggcggccgggggggggggggggggggatgtacagcggggtgagcggggcgccggtgtgcgcgtccatggcggggggcagggcgccggcgccggcgcgcgcggggcgtaggacgaggagagggagagagtgcgggcgcgagcgctcgagtgtgccgcgcgctgtagcTGGCGCTCCAAATACACCGCGCGGATAAGTGTTTTTGACCGCGCGCCCAATCCGTTATCgcgcgcgcgccgtttttgcgcgcccgctggagcgagccgccgcgttgcgcgcgcgctaaaaaggcctattttgcggcgcggcgctagtttagcgcggctgttggagatgctctaacagtgCAACATTTCCACAGGACATGCATTGCTCACACCCATACCACGCACCATCAGCTATAACTTTGCTTATGACTGGGGAAGGAGATGCATAGCCTAGACAGGAATCTTTTCTTTTCTACCATCACAGGAAAAAAAAatctcgaatatgcacgagtgcGCGATTTCCAAGTTAGATCCCGCACCATCACAGGAAATCATGTTTCTTGTGGAAGGAGTAGAATCGTCTAGCTTCAGGAAAAGAATTGTGCAAGTCGTAGTTAAAAACCTAGTCCACTGATCCATCATACTGAACGGGTAGATCTTCCTCTTTCTATGTTTTTCCATGATTTAAACTTGGGAACTCCTATGGTCACTCCAATTAGATAAGAACCTTTACGCAAATGCTTTATATCATTCCATACTGTCACATTCACCAAGAAACCCGTCGAATTCCGAATAGGCAATTTTGATGCCCAAATGCATCCAAAAGCAGGCTTAATATTTGCCAGCAATAGCTAGTCTCTATGCAACAAGGTATGCCAGCAGGCACAAAGACAAACAAGAAAATCACTCTTGGTTTCTCCGGCAATCCATCCCAACAAAGTAAGCCCGTTTAATTATAAATTGTGCGGCCTCACGAGTCACCACCCAAACAAAGCAAAGCTCCATAGCATCAAAGCTAGCACAAAAACATCAGCGACTGATTCAATGGCACTCAACTGCTACACCTTGTTGGCGCTGCTCGCACTCTGGGTTCCCCTGGCCGTTGTGGCCGGCGACCCGGACATCCTGGCCGACTTCATCGTCCCAGCGAGCGCCAACCCGATGAACCTTACCGGCAACTTCTTCACCTACACCGGCTTCCGCCCCACAAGGTCAGTGACGTCTGGTTTCACCTTGAACAAGGCCACCATGATGGAGTTCCCGGCCTTGAACGGCCAAAGCGTGTCCTATGCCACGCTCACATTCTCTCCAGGCTCGGTcaaccccacacacacacacccgcgtGCCTCCGAGCtgctggtcgtcatcagcggcacGCTCTCTGTCGGGTTCATCGACACCGCCAACAGGCTCTACACCCAGGACCTCGCCACGGGCGACATGTTCGTGTTCCCCAAGGGGACGGTGCACTACCAGTTCAACCAAGGGAACAGCACCGCCACGGCGCTCTCCGCATTCGGGAGCGCCACGCCTGGGCTCGTGTCCGTTCCCCTTGCTGTGTTTGATACCGGCATCGACAACACCGTCCTCGCCAAGTCGTTCAAGACTGACGAGGCGACCATCCAGAAGCTCAAGGCTGGCCTGGCTTTCCGGTGCTGTTAACCAATCGCCTGATGCCTGCGTACCATGCTGTGTTCTGAGTTTAAGATTTATATAGTTGCAGACCCCTGCAAAACTGCAACAACCAAATATAGGTAAATAAAAGACAAAGTGGGTGATCTCAACACTGAAAATAAGGTTTATTATATCAGGCAAGCAAACCGATTTAGTACTGTAGTACACAGCACGTCTGTGTCCAGATACATTCTGGACTGGGTTCATGTGAAATGGCAATTGATTTGATATGGAATTGGACTTTAGAAATACAATTGCATTGGCCAAAGAAAAGCAGGTCACCTCTTTTAACCGAAGAAATACCAGTTCATTATAAGCTGACGAAACTTCCAAAGGCTTTGCTCTGACAGTAACTGCAATTTTCAAATAAAAGTGTGTGACAGAAAGATTGCCAAACCAGTGTGTTCTCCCTTCTCTAAGAAGGCAATCCATATAGCAGAGGAGAAAGGCAAAACCATCAAGGATCTGGAGTCTGACAATAGTTGCATATATAAGTTATAACTTAGAACTTGGTGTTTTCATCTAAAATTATTGAAACTATCAGGAAAAATGCAGATTGAGATAGGTAGCAATAAAGTGATATATCCAAAATCCCAATTTGTAATATTATGTATGAAGACCTCTATGTGGATGCTAACAAACAACGATCGAAATAGCAAAACTGTAATGTCATGCAAGTTCTGGGCAGGACAGTATGGAGATTTGTAGAATGCAAGTGGATTTCTCTGAGAAGTAAAGCATCTGAGCCCTATAGAAGTTGCATCATGTGGTAAAAAGTACAAACAAAACAGTGAAACTAATTTTGTGGTGCCTATTGCGGGCAAGGCAAGACTCTTGCAAAACTGCAACAACCATATAGCTAAATAGAAGGGCAGGTGGATAATCTGAAGACTGAAAATAAGGTTTATTATATCAGGCAAAGCAAACAGATTTGGTACTGTATTACGCACCCTCTGTCCAGATACATCATCCTCTGGACTTGAGAAATTGAATTGTACTGGCCAAAGAAAAGCAGGAATCCTTTTTTTTACCAAAGAAATATACAGGCTCAGTATAAGCTGACGAGACATATTTTGGATCACAAAGATCAAAGGCTTTGGCCTGGCAATAAGTGCAATTTTCAAATCAAAGTATATGATAGAAAGATTGCCATACCAGGGTCTTCTCCCTTCCATACCAGGGTAATCCAtattgcataggaaggcaaaaccaTCAAGGATCTGGAGTCTGACAGTAGTTGCATAAGTTGTAAACTCGGTGTTTTCATCTACAAAGTTGGAACTATAAAAAAAATGCAGATAGCTAGCAACAGAGTACATCCAAAAGCTCAATTTGTGCTATTAGTACAAAGACCAGTGAATGCTGACAAATAACAAATTAACAACCGAAAGAGCAAAGCTGTAATGCCATGCAAGTTCTGGGCAAGAACAATATAAAGATTTGCAAAATGCAGATGGATTTTCTGAAAAGTAGCGTTTGAGTCCACAGCAAGGCAACGCCCATCAAAGAAAGCCAAGTTGCCAGCTGGAGGGCCTCACATCCTGTCCAACATGAGACTGCCGGGAATCGGCTGAAGTGATTGCTCCATAAATTTAGGACCGAACATGAGGGAATGATTTGGGGCGAACGAGCAAAAACAGCTGGCTTGCGATACCCAAAACATCTCTCGGATCCATGGAACTCCATATGCGGCATGAGCAGAGAGAACACGAATTATAAGAAACAGAGGTGCAGTAAAGAAGATAGAGAAGTAAGGAATCAGGGGCAAACCACAACAAATCCCTGGATCACAACACTTGCTCACCTGAACCTACACCAGCGAAAGCTGACTGCGCATCCATTGCAACCTGCTAAAGAGAGCATCTCCCATGCACAAGGGTCTCTATCATACAGGGAGCTTGAAAAGAAGTATAATTCTAAAATTTGTGCAAAATGACAGATCATTCCGGACAACTACATTCCAAAAGCATTTCACTGGCACATCATATTGATTTCAGCTACGCAATGATAACATTGTGCAAAAATGCAACAGGATTCACTTAGCCGCTTAACATAAACCTCTCGGCTCATTTTGCTGTTTGGTGACTGGTGTATTCTAGATCAAGAAATTAGAAACAAGTAGAAACCAAGCAGCATCAATCAGGACTCAAAAGCTATATAGGCATGAATGCACCTTCACCTACATGATTTTCCAAGCAAGAATCCATGGGAAAAGGCAATGAAGGCAGGTAAAAGAAGAGTATAGCAGTGCAGACATGGGGGAAACCAAAGGATTGATTTAGAAACAAAGAATTCAGGTGAGGGATGTCCCTTTTAATTTGGACTAGTGTGTTACAATTAAAACTAGTGCCCCAAATGCATCTGGGGCAAGATTATTTTCTGGAAGCAGACAATTGATTACACAAATAAATATATTTAAAAATGATATAGTGTAACATCAAATGTAAGGCACAATAGGTCAGATAGGTCCCACTATTCAGCAATATTATTTTCAGGTTCGACACTCATAGCATAATTTATATGACAAATAATTGAAGCGAAAGGGCTTTGGGCAATGAAATATGTATGTGCtctcataaaatgtggcaataaATAGTGGATACCTGACATAAAGTTCACTACGATCACTTAAGAAATAGCTTTAGTTGCAAACGAACACCATTATGTACTTGAATCTATCAAATACCAAACATTGTTTCTGCCTTTCCATTATCATATTAAACTGGAAAGATGTTTCTGCATGTGCCACTCATGAACCTTGAAATATATGGCCGCCATGCTGTTAATTGAGTTGAAGTACCATAGTCCTTTCACAAGGAAATGTAATACCATTTGAGATGGCATACAAAAATCAAAGGAGTATTTGAAGTGGCATTTAAGTAAGCAACATTCGCAACGGCATGTAAAATGATTTAGGATTTGCAGTGTCACATAAAAAGAATTACGTACATTGAATGAATAATCAGCTTATAATCTCAAGAAAGCAAAATGTACTTGTTCTTCACAAAGAGGTTTACTCAACAACAAAACATAAGCTCTACTTGTCAACCTGCCCAAGAAATTTGACACATAGTAATCCTTAACTGGCATA is from Triticum aestivum cultivar Chinese Spring chromosome 1B, IWGSC CS RefSeq v2.1, whole genome shotgun sequence and encodes:
- the LOC123105551 gene encoding putative germin-like protein 9-2, producing the protein MALNCYTLLALLALWVPLAVVAGDPDILADFIVPASANPMNLTGNFFTYTGFRPTRSVTSGFTLNKATMMEFPALNGQSVSYATLTFSPGSVNPTHTHPRASELLVVISGTLSVGFIDTANRLYTQDLATGDMFVFPKGTVHYQFNQGNSTATALSAFGSATPGLVSVPLAVFDTGIDNTVLAKSFKTDEATIQKLKAGLAFRCC